In the Triticum aestivum cultivar Chinese Spring chromosome 2B, IWGSC CS RefSeq v2.1, whole genome shotgun sequence genome, TGCCGGAAAAAAACCGAGTAGATACCCTCCGCCTCCTCCCCGTGTCTCCTCCCGTGATCCCCTTCCCCttcccgccggccgccgcgccgcctcccgcagCTCACAGCACGCCGCTACCCCAGACAACGGGCTCGATGCTTCCCCCATATCCAGTGCCGCCACCCCCATCCGCTGCTCAGATTTCAGACTTTCAGTCGTCAAGCCGTACCTCGCAGGTAACCGCCGGTCAGCTCGATCATGGCAACCGCCGAACGTGCAGCAAGTCGGGGTGGTTATCTCCCCCACCAGTACAAAGAGGTACTGCGAACTCCTGCCTCATGTCCTCCTCACTTgcctccttttgtttttcttctcatCTCGCCTCCCGTACCTTCCTCGAGTCCGCCGGCCGGAGCCCGCCGACCTGCCTTACCCTTGCCGTGGGCGAGGCACGCGCAGCTCTCTGGATTGGATTCGCACAACACTCGCGGCGCCCGACGCCAACTCCATTGCCGCCGGCGCCCGACGGACTCCAAGCTGAGCTGATCCAGCGCCGTGCTGCTCCCGGTTCCGCACGGTGCCGCGTGGTAAGTGGAGATCCGATCATTTTAATTTCTTGATCTGCAGCAACCAATACATTCTCTTCACAAGAAAGAGCAGAAATGTATATCCTGAACTGCAAACATTTAAGTACAAAATATGGTTTTATTTGTGGCGCAAATCTGGCCTCTCGTGCTCACTTTATGAACCGTGATGAAAAATAGTACTCGTTCACTAGAGAGCTAAATATCAGTCAAGATACCTGTGAAACAAGATGTTAAAGACTTCCAGTATCTGAAACATCGAGCTGAGCTGCTGTTGCATTCTTTACTCTGTTAATTGTCTGAATGCAGAGAGACAAACACACGAGAAAAGTAAGAGGCTAATGGTCGAATCCTACAGATATCATATTCAGGTCGACCACAATCACAGCATAATGAATTTGCCACAacttattactccctctgttcacaaatatacaatgttttggatatttcaatatagaATATATACGGACTGAAattagtgaacaaacacactaaacgtgtctatatacatccgattcataaaaaagttagaatatcttatatttgtgaatggaggaaGTAATATAATTTTTTGCAAATAAAGTTTGCATAAGAGCTAAGGGGCGTACTGTACTGTGAGACCCACCTCTTCTGCATCGTTTTGATACAGAGATGCCACAATAACATGAACTTGGTCAGTGTTATAATGATTAGCAGCTAGAAACTCAGCAGCTGGCCGCATTCTTCCAGCTCTAGGAAATTAAACCTTTGGTCCTACTTTCCCCATGCTGCCATTGATTTCACATTCGGTTACTCTTCCTATCTTTTTAGACATGTCTCAGTGGCATTAGGATCTCCAAGGGGTGCACTAGCTATATAAGTCAAGGAATCGATTATCATATCTAATGTAGGAGTATCATCTGCTCCTATTTGTAAAGGAAGGTGTCATATGTTTCAGAAAAAGTATATCAAATTAAGCTTGTCTTTAAAAGCATGAATTGGTGAGGGGTGCTAAAAGGCAAGGTAGATCTGTATCTTTTATATTAAATGCATTACGCGGGTCATATATGTTAATTAAGGTATGTTTATATGTTCGTAAAATAGCTGCTAAATATTAATGCCAGAACAGCGAGGTTAAAACATAATCCACTAATAATAGATATAAATCATACTCAGATCGATATGCCTAAATGATAAAGAAGAGTATGCTTTAAATTTGAGTGATTCAGATCGATATGTTAATAATATTATTAGCATGGGCTTGTAAATGAGTATTGAGGACTTTGCCTAAGTGGTATTCTAATCTTCCTAATTCTCTTTGGGGTAGCAGGGCAAGGTTGAGGTGTGCATGGTCATATTCATCCTATTCTGCATGAGCCAGTCCTCCAAAAAGGTGAGTGCAAGATCTCTTGTGGTTTTTGCTGCCAGTCATAGAAAACAAAATATATGTGCATTATCCTCAACCACTGCTATATCATAATTTGTGACAATAAAATGGCCAACACAGTTAGCACACTCAAGAAATTATGCAACAACTTAATCAAGTAATCTGCCAATTGATTCCCTGGTCATGGAGTGCTACATAGATAATCAAACCAGGGTCCAATGCATCAGTTTGCTATTATGTTTCCCTTGCTGACTATGCAGTAAGTTGTAGCATATCACTACGTGAAATTACGCTACACTGCTACAAGGGATGATGACTAACATATTATGTTTCTACTTTATGCACAAGAGATGATAAAGCTTCTCTTGAAATGCTAGCATATAAGGCAATCGAATATTGGGCTTCAGACTCGCATGCAGCTAGGAATATCAAAGAGGAATTGACTTGACATTGTTGCTTTGGCTGAGATAGGAACTAGGAAGCATGCAGCTTGGATTGGAGCAGAAAAACATAGTAAAGTGTGGTTGCATCCAAATAGTATGTTTCCAACACGTGGGTATAAAGAGTAGTATTACTTTGTTGATTAAATTACTTGCACAGTATGTTTCCAAAAATTTGGATTATTATCTTACAGTTTCGTTGGTTGTGAGGGTGTATGTTGATCGTAAGAGGGGTAGAAGTTAAATATAATCTACGCAAATTCGGATTATGACTTTATATTTCACAACAGGTTTGTATTCTAAGGCAACTCATGGACATTCAACTAGTCTTCTCAATTAATTATATAAAAAAATCGAGTCTTCTCAATTTCTTAGAATTTTTTAGATCTCCCATCCAATTGAGAATAGAGTATGATCCTTAATTTATTTATTGTAGGTTTGATCAATCTATTGAGTTTTAAGGAGTAATTTCGCAATTGAGATGATATCACTATGAATAACAATTTACAGTTTCATTGTCGGTGTCGTGAACTTTATGTGCTAAATTGTTGCATTAGAGAAAACAATTGACTCCGCATGCCCATGTCAGGAGGAATCCTGGCTCCATCACTGCATCGCTGAGGTCACGGGtgaggagctagctagctagctaagtcGATCATGGAGGTATGGCCGCCGCTGCTGGTTGTCATCCTCACGCTCTGTGTTGTCTCTCTCTGCTGCGGCCTTGAGGCCGTGGCGGAGAACGTGACTGTGGCACAACTACTCCCGATGCCGTCGTACCACAGGGGTTTGGCTACCTACAATGCCAAGAACTTCGGCGCTGAAGGCAACGGCACCAACGACGATACCAAAGTACGTATCTAGTTCCTCAATAGATTGCTTGGTTAGTGTTCTAATTTGTTTCTTTCTTTATTGCCGCGTTCGATCTATGTTGTAATCGATCGCTACCTTGGTGTTGCTGTGCAGGCGTTGATGGCAGCATGGAAGGCAGCGTGTGGGGCATCCGGCAAGGTGACGCTGTTGATCCCGCCGGGGACATACTACATCGGGCCGACACAGTTCCATGGTCCCTGCAAAGCCTCCACCATCACCTTCTTGCTGCAGGCAAGCAGTTGTGCTGTTATAATATTGCAGTGCAAGTACGACACGAGAGGGACAAAGGGGAGTCATTTTATATGGTTGTGCAGGGGACGCTCAAGGCGGCGACGGATCTGAAGCGTTTTGGCAAAGACTGGATCGAGTTCGGGTGGGTGAAAGACCTCACCGTTGCCGGACAGAACAATGCCATCATCAATGGCCAGGGTGCCGCCTCCTGGCCGTTCAACATGTGTCCCATCCGAAAGGACTGCAAAGTCCTCCCCACGGTGAGTATCATCCGATTTCGTTACATATGCACGGAATTCCATCTTGCACTCAATCACTTCACCGGCAGGCACTAAGTGTCATGATCGAAATGTCTAAATGGATGGAATGCAGAGCGTGCTGTTCGTCAACAACCAGAACACGGTGGTGCGCGACATCACGTCGGTGAACAGCAAGTTCTTCCACATCGCACTGCTGCAGAATAAGAATATTAAGTTGATCAACATCCAGATCAACGCGCCCGAGAACAGCCCAAACACGGACGGCATCCACATCGAGCGAAGCACGGGTGTGGTGATTTCCGACACCCGTATCAGCACAGGAGATGACTGCATCTCCATCGGCCAGGGGAGCAACAACATCGACATCGCCCGCGTCCACTGCGGCCCGGGGCACGGCATGAGCGTCGGCAGCCTTGGACGGTACGTGGGCGAGGGCGACGTCACCCGCGTCCATGTCAGGGACATGACCTTCGTGGGCACCATGAACGGCGTCCGGATCAAGACGTGGGAGAACTCCCCTACCAAGAGCCTGGCCGCGCACATGCTGTTCGAGAACATGGTGATGAAGGACGTGCAGAACCCCATCATCATCGACCAGAAGTATTGCCCTTACTACGACTGCGAGCACAAGCACGTCTCCGGGGTCACCCTCAAGGACATCACGTTCAAGAACATCAAGGGGACGTCGTCGATGCCGGTGGCCGTGCTGCTCCGGTGCGGCGTGCCGTGCCAGGGCGTCGTGCTGCAGGACGTGGACCTGAAGTACATGGGAGAGGGAGGGTCCTCGTCAAAGTGCGAGAACGCCATGGCCACGTACGTTGGCTACCAGCACCCAGAGCCATGCGCCTAGTCGGCCAGTTTGATTCTGGTGGATGCTGGTGCGACCTTAATTTagttctccttttcttcttcttctaatctaaTTAATCAATGTTTCCTAGACGAATTTGTTGTTTCCTGTTGCTTAGAATGTTTTGTGTGTGTGCGGCATTAGGGAGCTGCCAATTGCTGGCATCTACGGAGTACTGTACTTGCCTAGTTGCTCAATCAGTGAACCCGATCGTCTGACAAGTGGTCTCTGTGCTTATGTGGACGATCAGTGTGCTTATGTTGACCAGTGTGCTCTGTGCTCGAAGGTTTGAGGTTGGCTAAGTCGGACTTGGCCACGCCAAGTCAACATATGTGTGTAACTTGTATACCACTTTCAACCACAATGCATAGAGAGAAGAGCATGCCACTGATGATCCAGCATATCTGGGTACATTAAAAAGGATGGAAGATGCAGTGATCGAACAGAAAAGTTAATAAAGACACTGGAGTATTGTATACTGTAGTTATCTGATACGTATACAACCCAATGCTGGAGGTTTTATCATTACTACTTGGGATTACAAAGCCGACTGTTTGTAGCAGAAACAAAACAGTACCGAGAACACAGGGAATGCCTTTTCTGTAATCCCAAGACATATGCTAATTATCTGCGCATTGGAATTACATACATATATACAGAAACTGCTACAGGAAAATAAAAGTAAAGGGCTGAAATCATGATCGTCTAAATGGCAAAGGAAAAACAAATTTGCAAAACATACTACCATCATTGCTTTcttctttgcccccccccccccccccccctcttctcaaCCTTGTATGCTTCAAGCCAAGTACATTGCAAGATAGCAACTATTGCGAAACTGGCAGCGCAATGGTATATTGAAGTAATCTGATACTTATACAACCCAATGGTAGAGGTTATACTGTAGTAATCTGATACTGTACTTATACACGCCAAGAACAAGTTTTGCTACCATCATGTCCATCACACATAAAACTGAAGTAGTTGTACTCTAGACCTCCTCCCAGCCAAAATAAAAAAACGATTGCTTGGAGTTTGGACTGGAAAAAACACTTACAGTCTAGAATGAAGTTTCAAGAAATCCGATGTATACAGTCTAGAATGAAGTTTGAAGAAATCTGATGGTACATATGGCTTCAACAACGACTTATGCACTCCGGTGGAAACACCTCCTACCAGCGACGTCTGACTCGCTTGAACGCAGCTAGAACTTCTTGGTTGATGGTTGGCCTAGATGTGCAAAACTGACAGCATTTCTCATGTCTGAAGTCTGAACGCTGCCAATAATATTCTTTCTGCAGCGTGCGGCTGCAAAGCGGACGCTGCTGCTACTTGTCCAAAGTTAGCTGCGGCGTTCAGTTTTCTCTAGACGCTGTACCTAGGAAATTTTTGTCTACTAACGACAAGATCTCCGATCAGAGGCTATGTCGATGCACGCGTGCATTGTATCTTACTGAAGGTGATGAATTGAAGCTTGGTTTTGGGGATGAGAATCCGAAGTTTAACCTTGTGTTGGACTCATCATCATCGGCACACGTGCAgcgattccttcttgaaggtgtagCCTATAAATTGTGTAATTCTCATTTTGATGTCGTCTTGAATCATAGGGTTAGTGACTATCTGGTGGAGTTACTGTCGTGAGGCATGCGGCGGTTTTCTTTTCGGTTTTTTTGGCTCGATGTTGTTCGGTTGCTGGATTCTGCATTCTTAATAATATATGATTATGTGCATGCACCGATGCTATCCTCCTtctcaaagaaaagaaaaaagttaTGCCTATTGCGAGAAATTAAAATTACTCAGTGATAGGCTACCAATAAGAAGGCATTCCAAATCATTCCCAATTTATAGCACACCGTAAGAATGCAGAATCTGATGTATGTTGTGCCTATTGCGAGAAGTTAGAATTCCTTGGTGATAGGCTGCAAATAAAAAGTCATTCCAAATCATTCCTAATTTACATCGCATCGTAAGAAAAACATTAAATACACCTACCGACACTGCACCATTGCTTGACACAAGTTGTTGTGATGAATCAATTGTATTTCCACTTCATGCAAGCCCTGGAGTCACATCCCCAAGATGACATGATCCCATATACTCCCCCCGTcttataatataagagtgtttttgacactattGTTGAGTATATATGTTGTGCATATTTATGTATTGGGCCCACCTTCTAATTGCCTTGTATAATTGAGGTCGTGGCCTACTCATGAACATCATATACATGTGCGTTTGCACCTGAGGAATACAACACGTAATTCCCATAtcatacatggtatcagtttccgggttctaaccctagccttccgccgccgccgccgccgccccatgcgCCTTCTccgtgccgctgccgccgccgctagcgcgtctcccgcgccggccgccgctcTTCCTCTCCCTGCGCGCGCTGCCTAGCCGCTCGCCCGCCCACGCTTTCCTCGCATCGCCAGCGCTGCATGCTAGCCTCGCATCGCCCCGCTAGTCATCGCTAGCCCGATCGCCCCGCTAGTCGCCGCTGACCCGATCGCCCCTGCATGGCTTGGTTGATGCATGGTTGCATCCTGTAGTTTGCACTCACGTGCTTGCATGCGTCTAGTAGCAAGGTTACAGTTCCGTGCTTGCATCCTGTAGTCCATACGCATCCCATTGGCCTCACGCCGGGACCGCATCGCACGCTAGCCGCTGCTGACTGAAGCCTCCTGCTGCTGCCGCCCAACCGCGCAATGACGTCATTAGGCCCATCCGCCGCTGCCTCTgccaccccgccgccggcgccctacGGCGCGGCCCCG is a window encoding:
- the LOC123042122 gene encoding exopolygalacturonase; the encoded protein is MEVWPPLLVVILTLCVVSLCCGLEAVAENVTVAQLLPMPSYHRGLATYNAKNFGAEGNGTNDDTKALMAAWKAACGASGKVTLLIPPGTYYIGPTQFHGPCKASTITFLLQGTLKAATDLKRFGKDWIEFGWVKDLTVAGQNNAIINGQGAASWPFNMCPIRKDCKVLPTSVLFVNNQNTVVRDITSVNSKFFHIALLQNKNIKLINIQINAPENSPNTDGIHIERSTGVVISDTRISTGDDCISIGQGSNNIDIARVHCGPGHGMSVGSLGRYVGEGDVTRVHVRDMTFVGTMNGVRIKTWENSPTKSLAAHMLFENMVMKDVQNPIIIDQKYCPYYDCEHKHVSGVTLKDITFKNIKGTSSMPVAVLLRCGVPCQGVVLQDVDLKYMGEGGSSSKCENAMATYVGYQHPEPCA